In Liquorilactobacillus hordei DSM 19519, the following proteins share a genomic window:
- the pheT gene encoding phenylalanine--tRNA ligase subunit beta yields the protein MKISTKWLKDYIDLDINPEELAEKIERTAVEVDSVSRLDKNLKKIVVGATVEVRKHPESDHLNICKVDIGEEELSQIVCGAPNIAAGKKVIVALPNSRIAGNVKIKRGKMRGEVSEGMICSLQEIGFSENVVPKAYADGIYFLPDNAKPGEPVYSYLGMDEDIIDLDVTPNRADMLSMRGTAYELAAIYDKKVSLKKTELQEDLTDNISDYIQVTADKELASTYLLRVIKDVKVEESPMWLQKRLWNAGIRPMNNVVDVTNYILLAYGQPLHSFDYHKISGKNIEVRLAKKGETLKTLDEEERTLLESDIVIADNNGPIALAGTMGGLNSGISANTQVIALEAAVFNSSAIRKTARKHNLHSEAAMRFERGINQEAVAEALDTAAQLIAELGNGKVVSDVAVGAKSTVQPTIVNISTKKINDVLGTELKDEEVKNIFIRLGFNVEEKSNVFNVSIPARRWDISIPADLIEEVARIYGYDNLPATLPSGELTPGKYTYKQQVIRDTRSILEESGLMQAISYGLTSDKKAQRFMMEDAQATKLDFPMSSDRTTIRMNLISGLLDDVAYNNARKVSNVMLYEQGRVFYRDEGRDRPREIEHIAAAMTGLYSVQSWHDEKKQVDFYVAKGIVEHLLGKLGIKDVRYNASQKHEEMHPGRTADIFVDNLFIGFVGEVHPNIAKEYGIGRTYVFELDLQKIIDFNNELITYQPVSKYPVITRDVALAVNKNITNADIINFIKTQSGKILSDIQLFDVYEGGKLGVEQKSLAYELTYSDNTKTLADEIVNADFEKVMRKLQEKFDVEIR from the coding sequence ATGAAGATTTCTACAAAATGGCTCAAAGATTATATTGATTTAGATATTAATCCAGAAGAATTAGCTGAGAAGATTGAAAGAACGGCGGTTGAAGTTGACAGCGTTTCTAGACTTGATAAAAATTTAAAGAAGATTGTGGTAGGTGCAACTGTTGAAGTTAGAAAGCATCCGGAATCAGATCATCTTAATATTTGCAAAGTCGATATAGGAGAAGAAGAATTATCGCAAATTGTTTGTGGTGCTCCTAATATTGCTGCAGGTAAAAAGGTGATTGTAGCATTACCTAATTCAAGAATTGCTGGAAATGTGAAAATCAAAAGAGGAAAAATGCGAGGAGAAGTTTCTGAAGGAATGATTTGTTCGCTTCAAGAAATTGGTTTTTCAGAAAACGTTGTTCCTAAAGCATATGCCGATGGAATATACTTTCTTCCAGATAATGCTAAACCTGGTGAACCAGTGTATTCATATTTAGGAATGGATGAAGACATTATTGACTTGGATGTTACGCCAAACCGAGCAGATATGCTAAGCATGCGTGGTACAGCCTATGAACTCGCAGCAATTTATGATAAGAAAGTAAGTTTGAAAAAGACTGAATTACAAGAAGATTTGACAGATAATATTTCTGATTATATTCAAGTAACAGCAGATAAAGAATTAGCTTCAACATATTTGCTACGTGTTATCAAAGATGTGAAGGTTGAAGAAAGTCCAATGTGGTTGCAAAAACGTTTATGGAATGCAGGCATTCGACCAATGAATAATGTTGTTGATGTAACAAACTATATTTTACTTGCATATGGTCAACCACTTCATTCTTTTGATTACCATAAAATTTCTGGTAAAAATATCGAAGTTCGACTTGCTAAGAAGGGTGAAACCTTAAAAACTTTGGATGAAGAAGAAAGAACACTTTTAGAAAGTGATATTGTGATTGCTGATAATAATGGGCCCATTGCATTAGCGGGTACTATGGGTGGTTTAAATAGTGGTATTTCGGCGAATACACAAGTTATTGCACTTGAAGCGGCTGTTTTTAATTCGTCAGCTATACGTAAAACTGCAAGAAAACATAATTTACACAGTGAAGCTGCAATGCGATTTGAACGTGGAATTAATCAAGAAGCGGTTGCTGAAGCTCTTGATACAGCAGCACAATTGATTGCCGAGCTGGGTAATGGAAAAGTCGTTTCTGATGTTGCGGTTGGGGCTAAAAGTACTGTGCAACCAACAATCGTGAATATTTCAACAAAAAAAATCAACGATGTGTTAGGAACTGAATTAAAAGACGAAGAAGTCAAGAATATTTTCATAAGGCTTGGTTTTAACGTAGAGGAAAAGAGTAATGTTTTCAACGTTTCTATCCCTGCAAGAAGATGGGATATTAGTATTCCAGCTGATTTGATTGAAGAAGTTGCAAGAATTTATGGTTATGATAATTTACCTGCAACGTTGCCTAGTGGTGAATTAACACCTGGAAAGTATACGTATAAGCAACAAGTAATTCGTGATACAAGAAGTATCTTAGAAGAATCAGGATTAATGCAGGCAATTTCTTATGGTTTGACTTCTGACAAAAAAGCACAAAGATTTATGATGGAAGATGCACAAGCAACTAAGTTAGATTTTCCAATGAGTTCAGATAGAACAACAATCAGAATGAATCTGATTAGTGGTTTACTAGATGATGTGGCTTATAACAATGCACGTAAAGTTTCGAATGTGATGTTGTACGAGCAGGGACGTGTTTTTTACCGTGATGAAGGTAGGGACCGCCCACGTGAGATTGAGCACATAGCAGCTGCTATGACGGGATTATACTCAGTGCAGTCATGGCACGATGAGAAAAAACAAGTTGATTTTTATGTTGCTAAAGGAATTGTTGAACATCTGTTAGGCAAATTAGGGATTAAGGATGTTAGATACAATGCTTCACAAAAACATGAAGAGATGCACCCTGGAAGAACAGCTGACATTTTTGTAGATAATCTTTTTATCGGCTTTGTGGGGGAAGTTCATCCAAATATTGCTAAGGAATATGGAATAGGACGAACATACGTCTTCGAGCTTGATTTGCAAAAAATTATTGATTTCAATAATGAATTAATTACGTATCAACCTGTATCAAAATATCCGGTTATTACACGAGATGTTGCACTAGCTGTCAATAAGAATATTACAAACGCTGATATTATTAACTTTATTAAGACACAAAGTGGGAAGATTCTAAGTGATATTCAACTTTTTGATGTCTATGAAGGTGGCAAGTTGGGTGTTGAACAAAAATCATTAGCTTATGAGTTAACGTATAGTGATAATACGAAAACACTTGCAGATGAGATTGTAAATGCTGATTTTGAAAAGGTAATGAGGAAACTACAAGAAAAATTTGATGTAGAAATTCGTTAA
- the mltG gene encoding endolytic transglycosylase MltG, translated as MNNNNEDNVDLQNNKNNKLFANRIVRGVLLLIVVLLVVIGIIGHHYFETAKKPLNPNSDKVIEVKVPIGSTTKQIGSILESKNVIKSGFVFDYYVKAKKYGQFKAGYYELKPSMTLKQIALKLQKGGESQSRSSGKVLVREGVTASQIGDVIQKNTKFKKKSFLALLNNKTFLNELKGQYPDLLGSAVDAKKVRYKLEGYLYPATYTVAKKSTLKQLVTSMVMKTDEMLKPYYAQISKNGWTVQKVLTLASLVEREGVTDSDRKKIAGVFENRLDKNMKIQSDISVLYALGKHKKTVTYKDLKVDSPYNLYTNTGVGPGPFNNPSIDSIEAVLNPTDRDKNYLYFIANIKTGKVYYSQTYGEHQKLTAKLAKDNN; from the coding sequence TTGAATAACAATAATGAGGACAATGTAGACTTGCAAAATAATAAAAATAACAAGCTTTTTGCAAATCGAATTGTTCGAGGTGTGTTGCTCCTGATAGTTGTTTTACTGGTAGTTATAGGAATTATCGGTCATCATTACTTCGAAACTGCAAAGAAGCCGCTAAACCCTAATAGTGATAAGGTAATCGAAGTTAAGGTACCAATTGGCAGTACAACTAAGCAGATTGGTAGTATTCTAGAGAGCAAGAATGTGATAAAAAGTGGTTTTGTTTTTGATTATTACGTTAAAGCAAAAAAGTATGGTCAGTTTAAAGCAGGGTATTATGAATTAAAACCTTCAATGACTTTGAAACAAATAGCTCTTAAATTGCAAAAAGGTGGCGAAAGTCAGTCACGAAGTTCAGGGAAGGTCCTTGTTCGTGAAGGTGTGACAGCTTCGCAAATTGGTGATGTAATACAAAAGAACACAAAGTTTAAGAAAAAATCATTTTTAGCGTTGTTAAATAACAAGACCTTTTTAAATGAATTAAAGGGACAGTATCCAGATTTATTGGGCTCAGCAGTGGATGCAAAAAAAGTAAGATACAAGTTAGAAGGATACTTGTATCCTGCAACATATACTGTTGCAAAGAAGAGTACATTAAAGCAGCTGGTAACCTCAATGGTTATGAAGACTGATGAAATGCTGAAGCCTTATTATGCACAAATTAGTAAAAATGGATGGACTGTTCAAAAAGTCTTGACATTAGCTTCTTTAGTCGAGCGTGAAGGTGTAACTGACTCGGATCGAAAGAAGATTGCAGGTGTTTTTGAAAATAGATTGGATAAAAACATGAAAATTCAATCAGATATATCCGTGTTATATGCTCTTGGAAAACATAAAAAAACTGTTACTTATAAAGATTTGAAGGTTGATTCACCTTATAATCTATACACAAATACTGGTGTAGGCCCTGGGCCATTTAATAATCCTAGTATTGATTCGATAGAGGCAGTATTAAATCCAACTGATAGAGACAAGAATTATTTGTACTTTATCGCGAATATTAAGACGGGTAAAGTATACTATTCACAGACTTATGGAGAACACCAGAAACTGACTGCAAAGTTAGCAAAGGATAATAATTAG
- the udk gene encoding uridine kinase translates to MTANSSKKRPVIIGVTGGSGSGKTSVSMAIFNQLKQHSLLMVQEDSYYKDQNDMSFEERIKVNYDHPDAFDTDLLIEHLQDLLNWKQVAVPVYDYSAHTRSDKVLMQDPQEVIIVEGILVLNDQRLRDLMDIKIFVDTDDDIRIIRRIKRDTEERGRSLESIISQYLRTVKPMYHQFIEPTKRYADIIVPEGGANQVAIDLLTTKIRDVLRHNRHAHS, encoded by the coding sequence ATGACAGCAAATTCGAGCAAGAAACGACCTGTTATTATTGGAGTTACAGGGGGCTCGGGCAGTGGGAAAACTTCTGTAAGCATGGCAATTTTTAACCAATTAAAGCAGCATTCACTTTTAATGGTTCAAGAAGACTCATATTATAAGGATCAGAATGATATGTCTTTTGAAGAGCGGATAAAGGTTAACTATGATCATCCAGATGCTTTTGATACTGATTTGCTGATTGAACATTTACAGGATCTTCTAAATTGGAAACAAGTTGCAGTTCCGGTGTATGATTATAGTGCACATACTAGAAGCGACAAGGTGTTAATGCAAGATCCACAGGAAGTAATAATTGTTGAAGGAATTCTTGTGCTTAATGACCAACGTCTACGTGATCTGATGGATATTAAAATTTTTGTTGACACTGATGATGATATTAGAATTATCAGGCGAATAAAACGAGATACTGAGGAACGAGGACGCTCATTGGAATCGATAATTTCACAGTATTTACGAACAGTGAAGCCCATGTATCATCAATTTATTGAACCAACTAAGAGATATGCTGATATTATTGTACCTGAGGGCGGTGCGAATCAAGTGGCAATTGATTTATTGACAACGAAGATTCGTGACGTTCTTCGTCATAATAGACATGCACATAGTTAA